One Edaphobacter flagellatus genomic region harbors:
- a CDS encoding heme lyase CcmF/NrfE family subunit — MQSHPMPEFGSFALLLALALSAYTLVAGAVALWRSRSMPGFTAGGDGAGRLGETARRAGIASFIALSCAAFALVWAAFTNDYSVSYILHHTNRDLNTAYKFSALWSGQEGSLLLWAWLLSCYGFVLRMRHRVDVRLSAFASTILAGIQVFFLLLLNFAAPPFAIQPGPVAQDGFGLNPLLQYPEMVIHPPMLYLGYVGFSVPFAFALGALMMRYPGEKWIHITRRWTMVTWLFLTCGIFLGAHWAYSVLGWGGYWGWDPVENASLMPWLTGTAFLHSVMMQEKRGMMKTWNVWLIFSTFLLTILGTLLTRSGIVSSVHAFAQSSIGDWFYGFILVVFAVCLFTFFKQKDHLKSENRLESIVSRESSFLFNNLILLTACFTVLWGTLFPVLSEYVQGSKVTVGAPFYNRVNLPIGIFLLFLTGIGPLLAWRSTSLRTIRRNFVLPCIAMAVALIVCIVAGVRPWNAGDDMQAELFSLITFTLSAGVITAIAAEFLRGAGVVRTQTGKNLLASTVLLVRRNTRRYGGYIVHFGIVVMFIGIAGGAFNQSREQEMGFGDTMQLGGYRLVCQSFTQDSNPNFDTEYALLDVYKGSKKITQLAPERRFYIASQTTSTMVALHSTLAQDLYVIYEGKNPDTDKPIIKVFINPLMNWIWIGVVIVVLGTFLALIPALTKSPVRAAVTVPSPAIAEPEVHHA; from the coding sequence ATGCAAAGCCATCCCATGCCCGAGTTCGGGAGTTTTGCGCTGCTTCTGGCCCTGGCGCTGAGCGCGTATACCCTTGTTGCGGGCGCGGTTGCGCTTTGGCGGTCACGGTCGATGCCTGGTTTTACGGCTGGCGGCGACGGAGCGGGACGGCTGGGCGAGACGGCTCGTAGAGCAGGCATCGCCAGCTTTATCGCGCTAAGCTGCGCAGCATTTGCGCTGGTCTGGGCTGCATTCACCAACGACTACTCGGTTTCGTACATCCTGCACCATACGAACCGCGACCTTAATACGGCCTACAAGTTCTCGGCGCTGTGGAGCGGCCAGGAGGGCTCGCTGCTGTTGTGGGCGTGGCTGTTGAGCTGCTACGGCTTTGTTCTGCGGATGCGTCACAGGGTGGATGTGCGGCTGTCGGCTTTTGCCTCGACGATTCTGGCAGGTATACAAGTCTTCTTTCTATTGCTGCTGAACTTTGCAGCTCCTCCATTTGCGATTCAGCCGGGACCGGTAGCGCAGGATGGCTTCGGGTTGAATCCGCTGCTGCAGTATCCCGAGATGGTGATTCATCCTCCGATGCTGTATCTGGGATATGTGGGGTTCTCAGTGCCGTTCGCCTTCGCTCTGGGCGCACTGATGATGCGGTATCCGGGGGAGAAGTGGATCCACATTACGCGGCGCTGGACGATGGTGACGTGGCTGTTTTTGACCTGCGGCATCTTTCTGGGAGCGCACTGGGCCTATAGCGTACTGGGCTGGGGCGGCTACTGGGGATGGGACCCGGTGGAGAATGCTTCGCTGATGCCCTGGTTGACGGGTACGGCGTTTCTGCATTCGGTGATGATGCAGGAGAAGCGCGGGATGATGAAGACGTGGAACGTCTGGCTGATCTTCTCGACGTTCCTGCTGACGATCCTGGGGACGCTGCTGACGCGCTCCGGCATCGTCTCGAGCGTCCATGCATTTGCGCAGTCGTCGATCGGTGACTGGTTCTACGGATTCATTCTGGTCGTCTTCGCAGTCTGCCTGTTTACGTTTTTCAAGCAGAAAGATCATCTGAAGAGTGAGAACAGGCTGGAGTCGATTGTCAGCCGCGAGTCTAGCTTCCTGTTCAACAATCTCATTCTGCTGACAGCTTGCTTTACGGTGCTCTGGGGGACCCTCTTCCCTGTTTTAAGCGAGTACGTGCAGGGTTCGAAGGTGACGGTAGGCGCGCCTTTCTATAACCGCGTGAATCTGCCGATCGGGATATTTCTGCTCTTTTTGACCGGCATTGGGCCGCTGCTGGCGTGGCGCTCGACCTCGCTGCGCACGATTCGCAGAAACTTTGTTCTGCCATGCATCGCGATGGCTGTTGCTCTGATTGTGTGCATCGTGGCGGGCGTAAGACCGTGGAACGCCGGCGACGACATGCAGGCGGAGCTCTTCTCACTGATCACCTTCACGCTGTCGGCTGGCGTGATTACAGCCATCGCAGCGGAGTTTCTGCGTGGCGCCGGTGTTGTGCGTACGCAGACTGGGAAAAACCTGCTGGCCTCAACGGTGTTGCTGGTGCGGCGGAATACGCGCCGTTATGGCGGCTACATTGTCCACTTCGGCATTGTGGTGATGTTTATCGGAATCGCCGGAGGAGCCTTCAACCAGTCGCGCGAGCAGGAGATGGGTTTTGGCGACACGATGCAGCTTGGCGGCTACAGGCTAGTGTGCCAGAGCTTCACACAGGACTCGAACCCAAATTTCGATACCGAGTACGCGCTACTGGATGTTTACAAGGGCTCGAAGAAGATTACACAGCTTGCGCCGGAGCGCCGCTTCTACATCGCCAGCCAGACGACATCGACGATGGTGGCGTTGCACTCGACACTGGCGCAGGATCTTTATGTGATCTATGAAGGCAAGAACCCGGATACGGATAAGCCGATCATCAAAGTCTTTATCAATCCGCTCATGAACTGGATATGGATTGGCGTGGTGATTGTGGTGCTGGGAACCTTCCTTGCTCTTATTCCCGCGCTTACGAAGTCTCCAGTACGCGCAGCTGTAACGGTTCCCTCGCCAGCCATTGCTGAGCCTGAGGTGCATCATGCTTAG
- a CDS encoding NHL domain-containing protein has product MLILLFSGVVAHSQTAATSVPLLLPSAIAFDAQGNLYIAETARHIVRKVDNTGNMTTIAGTGIQGFDGDGGQATQALLDSPLGLAVHAGNLYISDSHNHRIRCVDLKTAVITTIAGGSSAGAGGDGGSALNASLDLPVAIAVDTPGNLYVADARAHRIRKIDTTGRITTVAGSGDQGFDGEGANATTALLNSPNGIGVDSVGNLYIADTNNNRIRKVDPSTGVIITLAGNGQLTSLALPRGVSLDVQGNVYIADAANHRIRRIDSATGAIATIAGDGTQMFAGDGSAPVQASLDTPQGVSFSPAGAMSIADTANARIRQVVDSTSLRTIAGLGTTIPGVLTLTGPSVVSYGSGFITARLNSSGATGRVTFFDSRAASTNTIAEVTLSANTAQFDTSTLEAGQHVLTATYTGDQTHSPAQSQTFTLTVSPISITATVVPASISYGQTIPQIAGTLTGILARDQANVSATFSIGATTFSSPGDYPVVVYLAGAAARNYVLASTPSLTITKAASATTLTAALTGQTVTLTSHVASTTSGTPTGILTILDQGVPLTSLVPNASGDAVFSTSTLSTGQHSLIAAYSGDGNFMPSSSSPSPITIPGSPSGPVDFSLAPTGSTTQTIVSGASANFTFTVQPQAGLSSQISLSAAGLPNLATASFNPAYVPPGASATVVTLTVATPRSALVQQNMGVAFALLPFATILLHLRRRRIAVPCMALLSLFTLISATGCGDRVFTGTSTTQTPKSYTITVTGTATGASGNSIQHAATVTLVVAPAN; this is encoded by the coding sequence GTGCTTATCCTGCTTTTCTCGGGAGTCGTTGCACATTCGCAGACTGCAGCGACTAGCGTCCCGCTGCTCCTGCCCTCGGCGATCGCGTTTGATGCGCAGGGAAATCTTTATATCGCCGAGACTGCTCGGCACATCGTCCGCAAGGTTGATAACACAGGCAATATGACAACCATAGCGGGGACCGGCATCCAGGGGTTCGATGGAGATGGTGGGCAGGCCACGCAGGCGCTCCTTGACTCACCGCTGGGCTTGGCTGTTCATGCAGGCAATCTCTACATCTCTGACAGCCATAATCACCGCATCCGTTGTGTCGATCTGAAGACCGCAGTGATTACGACCATTGCAGGAGGCTCCTCTGCAGGGGCTGGCGGGGATGGCGGCTCCGCATTGAACGCCAGCCTTGATCTCCCTGTAGCGATAGCAGTAGATACTCCAGGCAATCTTTACGTAGCAGATGCAAGGGCACATCGCATCCGAAAGATCGATACGACAGGAAGAATCACGACTGTAGCCGGTAGTGGAGATCAGGGGTTTGATGGCGAAGGTGCGAATGCAACGACAGCCTTATTGAATTCCCCCAATGGGATTGGTGTGGATTCAGTCGGCAATCTTTACATCGCCGATACCAATAACAATCGCATTCGCAAGGTCGACCCTTCTACAGGCGTAATAATAACGCTCGCAGGAAACGGTCAGCTAACGTCACTAGCGTTGCCTCGGGGTGTATCCCTTGATGTACAAGGGAATGTTTATATAGCGGATGCAGCGAATCATCGCATACGTCGAATTGACTCCGCGACGGGGGCCATCGCGACGATAGCTGGAGACGGTACACAGATGTTCGCAGGAGACGGAAGCGCCCCTGTGCAAGCAAGTCTGGATACCCCACAAGGAGTCTCCTTCTCTCCTGCGGGAGCCATGAGCATCGCCGACACGGCAAACGCGCGTATCCGTCAGGTTGTCGACAGCACCTCGCTTAGGACCATAGCTGGACTTGGCACGACCATTCCAGGCGTGCTCACGCTTACAGGACCATCCGTCGTCTCTTACGGTTCCGGCTTCATCACTGCGCGCCTGAATTCTTCAGGAGCCACTGGCAGGGTCACCTTTTTTGATAGCCGTGCTGCAAGCACCAACACCATCGCAGAAGTTACGCTTTCGGCAAATACGGCTCAATTCGATACCTCCACCTTGGAGGCCGGGCAGCATGTACTAACAGCAACCTACACAGGCGACCAGACACATAGCCCCGCGCAGAGCCAGACGTTCACACTTACGGTAAGCCCAATCTCGATAACGGCCACTGTCGTGCCTGCTTCCATCTCCTATGGACAAACCATTCCACAAATTGCCGGCACACTGACAGGAATACTTGCGCGTGATCAGGCAAACGTATCGGCCACCTTCTCGATTGGAGCCACCACGTTTTCATCACCCGGTGATTATCCTGTCGTGGTATATCTCGCAGGAGCGGCAGCCAGAAATTATGTCCTGGCTTCCACCCCGAGCCTGACGATCACCAAGGCTGCTTCCGCAACGACTCTAACCGCCGCGCTGACAGGCCAAACGGTGACATTGACGTCGCACGTCGCAAGTACGACCTCTGGTACACCGACAGGCATCCTTACGATTCTGGATCAAGGAGTCCCACTCACTTCACTTGTTCCCAACGCATCAGGAGATGCAGTCTTTTCAACCAGCACACTCAGCACCGGGCAGCATAGTCTGATCGCGGCCTACTCCGGCGATGGAAACTTCATGCCGAGCAGTTCGTCGCCATCACCAATTACGATTCCGGGCTCTCCCTCGGGTCCCGTCGATTTTTCGTTAGCCCCAACAGGTTCCACTACGCAGACAATCGTATCGGGAGCATCCGCTAACTTTACCTTTACCGTGCAACCTCAAGCCGGACTGTCCAGTCAGATATCGCTCTCTGCGGCTGGACTTCCTAATCTGGCTACCGCATCCTTTAATCCAGCCTACGTCCCCCCAGGAGCCAGCGCGACGGTCGTGACCTTGACGGTCGCGACTCCCAGGTCTGCACTCGTCCAGCAAAACATGGGTGTTGCCTTCGCGCTGTTGCCCTTTGCCACAATTCTGCTGCATCTGCGAAGGAGACGGATTGCAGTGCCTTGCATGGCTCTTCTGTCGCTCTTTACGTTGATCTCTGCAACAGGTTGCGGCGATCGCGTCTTTACAGGAACGTCGACAACGCAGACACCAAAGAGCTACACCATTACCGTTACTGGCACTGCGACCGGAGCATCGGGAAACAGCATTCAGCACGCAGCGACTGTAACGCTTGTCGTTGCTCCGGCAAACTAA
- a CDS encoding glycosyltransferase family 61 protein: MQQPYGPGLELIPDALGEKLTWAAKKVIRKADKTLLKPIDRLGLEKLRVTKLIAAKDRIGHEVHGYRVLHPAQSVSIAQPGDESFLALAKNYGSGTIPLAEAFVCEVSPAHYYPHLGLVANKDFEVFCDSVLLPHRFQLSPAYRSFKPRQTEHHIGVASTIQRIDSYSFWHWFADCLPQLLTIERYMEGQPLTLFITDDLGSFQRETLALVAPPSMTIQSVPGKTWIRADRFILPSYLSGRCNGYLHDAYYYDEIRRRIAHGFGLPKNPAKDLRIYLSRAGARRRRIKNERALVDLLSRYGFIEIQPEKLSLRDQVDMFQRAEVIAGPHGSGLGGIAFAPGAKVLVFYSEPHPSEYFYTMSRRVGAQHYGVIHNFSYDEDCVDDFPVDLDRIEATLAGPMGLEKK; this comes from the coding sequence ATGCAGCAGCCGTATGGTCCGGGGCTTGAGCTCATCCCTGATGCACTGGGAGAAAAACTCACCTGGGCAGCAAAGAAGGTGATCCGGAAGGCCGACAAGACCCTTCTGAAGCCGATCGATCGTCTGGGACTTGAAAAGCTCCGCGTTACAAAGCTGATCGCTGCAAAGGATCGCATCGGCCACGAGGTACACGGCTACCGTGTCCTCCATCCCGCGCAGTCAGTTTCCATTGCACAGCCAGGAGACGAATCATTCCTCGCTTTGGCGAAGAACTACGGTTCAGGCACCATCCCGCTCGCCGAAGCCTTTGTCTGCGAGGTATCGCCTGCCCACTACTACCCTCATCTCGGTCTCGTTGCTAACAAGGACTTCGAGGTCTTCTGCGACTCCGTACTCTTGCCGCATCGCTTCCAGCTTAGCCCCGCCTATCGCAGCTTTAAGCCCCGGCAAACCGAGCACCATATTGGAGTAGCCTCCACCATCCAGCGCATCGACTCCTACAGCTTCTGGCACTGGTTCGCCGACTGTCTCCCTCAACTGCTCACCATCGAACGCTACATGGAAGGTCAGCCCCTCACCCTGTTCATCACCGACGACCTGGGCAGCTTTCAACGCGAAACACTCGCACTCGTCGCTCCTCCCTCGATGACAATCCAGTCTGTCCCGGGCAAAACGTGGATTCGAGCCGACCGATTTATCCTGCCGTCGTATCTCTCCGGCAGATGCAACGGCTACCTGCACGATGCCTATTACTACGACGAGATTCGCCGCAGAATTGCCCACGGCTTCGGGCTGCCGAAGAACCCTGCCAAAGACCTCAGGATCTATCTCTCACGCGCCGGTGCCAGGCGCCGCAGGATCAAAAACGAACGCGCGCTCGTCGATCTGTTGTCTCGATACGGCTTTATCGAAATCCAGCCCGAAAAGCTCAGCCTCCGCGATCAGGTGGACATGTTTCAGCGAGCCGAGGTCATCGCCGGACCACACGGCAGCGGCCTCGGAGGAATCGCCTTCGCTCCCGGGGCAAAAGTGCTTGTCTTCTACTCCGAGCCGCATCCCAGCGAGTACTTCTACACCATGAGCCGCCGCGTCGGAGCACAACACTAT
- a CDS encoding sodium:solute symporter family protein produces MNLSIVDWLIMLVYFAFVLGIGFALKRYMRTSNDFFLAGRSIPAWVCGLAFISANLGAQEVIGMGASGAKYGINTSHFYWIGAVPAMIFVGIFMMPFYYGSKARSVPEYLRMRFDEKTRAVNAFSFAIMTVLSSGISMYAMALLIQTLGLLHGIVPDQYIFHVSVFLSAIIVLAYIFLGGLTSAIYNEVLQFFLIVAGFAPLVWIGLRNVGGWQGIKQTLPAAMTHSWRGMAHANTNTLGVEWVGLVMGLGFVLSFGYWCTDFLVVQRAMAADSEESARRVPLIAAIPKMFFPFLVILPGLIAVSITSHTSAAPTAIVTGSTGAALVDQHPHGIIPQKTDPLNGKAIVDSHGQPVYNYDLAIPVMLLHFFPTGILGLGLTALLASFMSGMAGNVTAFNTVWTYDIYQAYINKRATDAHYLWMGRMATIGGILLSIAAAYAATSFNNIMDALQLVFSFVNAPLFATFLLGMFWKRTTGHAAFTGLISGTLAALVHHGLTMPTDATPGIHGGWISVVHRYSSEMAQNFWTAIFAFSVNLIVTIAVSLVTKPRPDSELVGLVYSLTPKPAEHHLAWYQKPSTLAWSVLGLLVILNLIFA; encoded by the coding sequence GTGAATCTCTCCATCGTCGACTGGCTCATCATGCTGGTCTATTTCGCCTTCGTCCTGGGCATCGGGTTTGCCCTCAAGCGCTATATGCGCACTTCGAACGACTTCTTCCTCGCCGGACGTTCCATCCCGGCCTGGGTCTGCGGCCTCGCCTTTATCTCGGCAAACCTCGGTGCACAGGAAGTCATCGGCATGGGGGCCTCGGGTGCCAAATACGGCATCAATACGAGCCACTTCTATTGGATCGGCGCTGTCCCTGCGATGATCTTCGTCGGCATCTTTATGATGCCGTTTTACTACGGCTCCAAAGCGCGCTCCGTACCGGAGTACCTCCGTATGCGCTTTGACGAAAAGACCCGCGCCGTCAATGCTTTCTCCTTTGCCATCATGACCGTGCTCTCCTCCGGCATCTCCATGTATGCGATGGCATTGCTGATCCAGACCCTGGGACTTCTCCACGGCATCGTACCCGATCAGTACATCTTCCATGTCTCTGTCTTCCTGTCGGCCATCATTGTTCTGGCGTATATCTTCCTGGGTGGCCTAACCAGTGCCATCTACAACGAAGTCCTCCAGTTCTTCCTCATCGTCGCTGGCTTTGCCCCACTAGTCTGGATCGGCCTTCGTAACGTTGGAGGATGGCAGGGAATCAAGCAGACACTGCCAGCGGCCATGACGCACTCCTGGCGCGGTATGGCTCATGCCAATACCAATACCCTCGGGGTTGAATGGGTTGGCCTTGTCATGGGACTCGGCTTTGTTCTCTCCTTCGGTTATTGGTGCACCGACTTCCTCGTCGTCCAGCGAGCCATGGCGGCTGACTCCGAAGAATCTGCCCGCCGCGTCCCTTTGATCGCTGCAATCCCGAAGATGTTCTTTCCGTTCCTGGTCATCCTGCCGGGACTTATCGCCGTTAGCATTACCTCACACACCTCGGCAGCACCCACGGCTATCGTTACTGGTTCAACGGGTGCGGCTCTTGTCGATCAGCACCCGCACGGTATCATTCCGCAAAAGACCGACCCGCTCAACGGCAAAGCCATCGTCGACAGCCACGGACAGCCCGTCTATAACTACGATCTTGCCATCCCCGTCATGCTCCTGCACTTCTTTCCGACCGGCATTCTGGGACTCGGCCTCACCGCACTTCTTGCTAGCTTCATGTCCGGTATGGCAGGCAACGTAACCGCCTTCAACACCGTCTGGACCTACGACATCTATCAGGCCTACATCAACAAGCGCGCAACCGATGCGCACTATCTGTGGATGGGACGTATGGCGACCATAGGAGGCATTCTCCTCTCCATCGCCGCAGCCTATGCAGCCACCAGCTTCAACAACATCATGGACGCGCTGCAGCTCGTCTTCTCCTTCGTCAACGCGCCTCTCTTCGCGACCTTCCTTCTCGGCATGTTCTGGAAGCGCACCACCGGTCATGCTGCTTTTACGGGCCTCATCTCAGGAACATTGGCCGCTCTCGTCCATCACGGACTCACAATGCCTACGGACGCCACTCCTGGTATTCACGGCGGCTGGATCTCCGTCGTTCATCGGTACTCCAGCGAAATGGCTCAGAACTTCTGGACCGCGATCTTCGCCTTCTCCGTCAACTTGATCGTCACCATTGCGGTCAGCCTGGTCACGAAGCCGCGGCCTGATTCCGAGCTGGTTGGCCTCGTCTACTCGCTTACTCCCAAACCAGCTGAGCATCACCTGGCCTGGTACCAAAAGCCCTCTACCCTAGCCTGGAGCGTTCTTGGACTTCTGGTCATCCTCAACCTGATCTTTGCGTAA
- a CDS encoding cytochrome c-type biogenesis protein, with product MLRRMTTTRWAQGALVCLLAVAMLGADSSSRFGKLGHEMVCVCGCGQILLECNHVGCPDSDRMIGELRQQVAGGGSNTAILNWFSAKYGPTVLAAPIRGGFDNAAWIAPAAVFLLATVGTGVLVSMWRKRTRPSTAIAGMPAHPLQDDALRERIRRETEY from the coding sequence ATGCTTAGGCGGATGACGACAACGCGATGGGCGCAGGGTGCGTTGGTCTGCCTGCTTGCGGTAGCGATGCTTGGCGCGGATTCAAGCTCACGCTTCGGCAAGCTAGGACACGAGATGGTTTGCGTCTGTGGCTGCGGGCAGATTCTGCTGGAGTGCAACCATGTCGGCTGCCCGGACTCGGACCGTATGATCGGCGAGCTGCGCCAGCAGGTCGCCGGTGGCGGCTCAAATACAGCGATTTTGAATTGGTTCTCGGCGAAGTATGGGCCGACGGTTCTGGCCGCGCCGATTCGCGGTGGTTTCGATAACGCGGCCTGGATCGCTCCTGCGGCGGTCTTTCTGCTTGCCACCGTGGGAACCGGGGTGCTGGTGTCGATGTGGCGTAAGCGTACGCGTCCGAGCACAGCCATAGCTGGAATGCCTGCTCATCCTCTTCAGGATGATGCGCTGCGGGAGAGAATCCGCCGGGAGACGGAGTACTGA
- a CDS encoding carboxypeptidase-like regulatory domain-containing protein → MLSRRLAAIAVLFAGFGVLASAESITGTVVNKTHNKPSAGDEVVLIRLAQGMQEATRTTTDAKGRFTLDVPDQGVHLVRVTHDKANYFRPAPPGTQSVEVEVFDAAVKVAGVSSEADVMRIQTDESGNTLRIVENFFIKNESNPPKTQFSDRPFEFYLPAGAVIEGSAALGPGGMPVQASPMPLGDPNHYAFVFPIRPGETRFQITYHLPYSGSLKLGPKPSMATDTIAIMMPKSMTFQAGSSSAYSPVTEELAAQTYVARNVSPSQPLEFTISGAGQLPRDSQTGAAGGGAAGASDTGQQPASGASTASDTRPGGGLGNPIDPQGTNDPWAKYKWWILGGLGLAMAAGAGVMLKNGNQPGGAVQAMAPVVPVGAAPQAGGVLTSLKDELFALETDRLEGRLNETEYAEQKAAIEVVLKRALSRKEPPTL, encoded by the coding sequence TTGCTTTCTCGTCGTCTGGCTGCCATCGCAGTTTTGTTTGCAGGATTCGGTGTGCTTGCTTCCGCTGAATCCATCACCGGAACCGTCGTCAATAAAACACATAACAAGCCTTCTGCCGGCGACGAGGTGGTTTTGATTCGGCTGGCCCAAGGAATGCAGGAAGCGACACGGACGACAACGGACGCGAAGGGACGCTTTACACTCGATGTGCCTGATCAGGGTGTCCACCTGGTGCGCGTGACGCACGACAAGGCCAACTACTTCCGGCCGGCGCCTCCAGGAACGCAGTCGGTTGAGGTTGAGGTCTTCGATGCTGCTGTAAAAGTGGCAGGCGTCAGCAGCGAGGCCGACGTGATGCGCATCCAGACGGACGAGAGTGGTAACACGTTGCGGATCGTGGAGAACTTCTTCATCAAGAATGAATCGAATCCACCCAAAACACAGTTCAGCGATCGGCCGTTTGAGTTTTATCTGCCCGCTGGCGCAGTGATTGAGGGCTCAGCTGCACTTGGACCTGGCGGGATGCCCGTGCAGGCTTCGCCGATGCCTTTGGGTGACCCGAATCATTACGCGTTCGTCTTCCCGATTCGCCCGGGCGAGACGCGGTTTCAGATTACGTATCATCTTCCCTACTCCGGCAGCCTGAAGCTCGGACCTAAACCTTCGATGGCCACCGACACGATCGCCATCATGATGCCGAAGAGCATGACTTTTCAAGCAGGCTCTTCATCCGCTTATTCGCCGGTGACGGAGGAGTTGGCGGCACAGACGTATGTGGCGCGGAACGTCTCGCCATCGCAGCCTCTTGAGTTTACGATCTCGGGTGCGGGGCAGCTTCCGCGTGATTCGCAGACTGGTGCTGCAGGTGGTGGAGCGGCTGGCGCCAGTGATACCGGTCAGCAGCCTGCCAGTGGTGCTTCTACGGCCTCCGATACGCGCCCGGGAGGCGGCCTGGGAAACCCCATCGACCCCCAGGGCACGAACGATCCCTGGGCAAAGTACAAATGGTGGATCCTTGGCGGTCTTGGCCTTGCGATGGCTGCAGGCGCAGGCGTGATGCTGAAGAACGGCAATCAGCCTGGGGGAGCTGTGCAAGCAATGGCTCCTGTCGTGCCTGTGGGAGCTGCGCCGCAGGCCGGAGGCGTGCTGACATCCTTGAAGGATGAGTTGTTCGCGCTGGAGACGGATCGTCTTGAGGGGCGCTTGAACGAGACGGAGTATGCAGAACAGAAGGCGGCTATCGAGGTTGTTCTGAAGCGGGCGCTCTCGCGGAAAGAGCCGCCCACGCTTTAG
- a CDS encoding ZIP family metal transporter, with protein MSSLWLSLTLGVAAALADYLGGVLLVRRSPSARSLRYFVALGAGFMLGAAVLEMIPEGININPRGAPLLVLLGYCGVHLLEHTLVPHFHFGEETHHDEILSARTSYSVLLGLAAHTFFDGIAIGSGFVISHWLGWVIFIAVFLHKLPEGFTVASVMLASGRGQRAALNSAMFLGATTLAGVLVINLQPAWVRVGLPLSAGVTIYVAATDLVPEVNREPGIRMALVFFIGVVIFFLLKLLSPI; from the coding sequence ATGTCATCACTCTGGTTGAGCCTGACGCTTGGCGTCGCCGCGGCCCTGGCGGATTATCTGGGTGGAGTTCTGCTGGTGAGACGCTCACCTTCTGCGCGCTCGCTGCGGTACTTTGTGGCCCTGGGCGCGGGCTTTATGCTTGGGGCGGCCGTGCTGGAGATGATTCCTGAGGGGATCAACATCAATCCTCGAGGAGCTCCGCTGCTGGTATTGCTGGGGTACTGTGGGGTGCATTTGCTCGAGCATACGCTGGTACCTCATTTTCATTTTGGCGAAGAGACGCACCATGATGAGATTCTCTCTGCCAGAACCAGCTACTCTGTGCTGCTTGGCTTGGCGGCGCATACGTTCTTTGATGGCATTGCCATTGGGTCAGGCTTTGTGATTTCGCACTGGCTTGGCTGGGTGATCTTTATCGCTGTCTTTCTTCACAAGCTGCCGGAAGGATTTACGGTAGCAAGCGTAATGCTCGCCAGCGGACGCGGACAGCGGGCAGCACTCAATTCAGCGATGTTTCTGGGAGCAACGACGCTTGCCGGGGTGCTGGTGATCAATCTACAGCCTGCGTGGGTGCGCGTTGGATTGCCGCTATCGGCTGGCGTGACGATCTACGTCGCGGCAACAGATCTTGTGCCGGAGGTCAACCGAGAACCTGGTATTCGCATGGCTCTCGTCTTTTTTATTGGCGTCGTTATCTTTTTCCTCTTGAAGCTTTTAAGCCCCATTTAG
- a CDS encoding response regulator, whose translation MPTTKTILLVDDNAVQAAIRQVILRRSGYFVITALNPARALEQLRNNDFPTEVQLVVTDHVMPDMSGTEFVQQIRRSFPKIPVLVISGMEEAEALYDGLQVEFRLKPLPPEQLLECVRELVAEPDASSTADVPAAVTIPSAR comes from the coding sequence ATGCCGACCACGAAGACGATTCTCCTGGTAGATGACAATGCGGTACAGGCTGCGATCCGACAGGTGATTCTGCGCCGGTCCGGCTATTTCGTCATTACCGCATTGAATCCGGCGCGAGCACTGGAGCAGTTGAGGAATAACGACTTCCCTACTGAGGTTCAACTGGTCGTCACGGACCACGTCATGCCCGATATGAGTGGAACAGAGTTTGTGCAGCAGATCCGTCGGTCCTTTCCGAAGATTCCTGTACTGGTGATCAGCGGCATGGAAGAGGCTGAGGCGTTGTATGACGGGCTACAGGTCGAATTCCGCCTGAAGCCTTTGCCTCCGGAGCAACTGCTCGAGTGCGTTCGAGAGCTGGTTGCAGAACCTGACGCATCGTCCACAGCGGATGTGCCGGCCGCCGTCACCATCCCTTCTGCGCGATAA
- a CDS encoding DUF4149 domain-containing protein yields MLEKFLRAIRMLAMVAWVGGLMFFAFVVAPVAFTRLASQHQAGLVVGGTLVILHWIGLAGGILFCLCTGILWLRAEVPARVGFAIEATLTVIMLVVTAYSQFSILPRMEQDRVQAGGEIETADMTNPARVHFERLHVLSERLEGLVLFCGIGVVLVLARESQWPETGKLKEL; encoded by the coding sequence GTGCTGGAAAAGTTTCTTCGGGCTATACGGATGCTGGCGATGGTGGCATGGGTGGGTGGCCTTATGTTCTTTGCCTTTGTCGTTGCACCGGTTGCCTTCACGCGTCTAGCCAGCCAGCACCAGGCGGGGCTAGTTGTTGGAGGAACACTTGTCATCCTGCATTGGATCGGACTCGCCGGCGGTATTCTCTTCTGCCTTTGCACAGGCATTCTGTGGCTGCGTGCCGAGGTGCCGGCGCGCGTTGGGTTTGCGATTGAAGCGACATTGACCGTGATCATGCTGGTCGTCACAGCTTATTCGCAGTTCAGTATTCTGCCTCGTATGGAGCAGGACCGCGTGCAGGCCGGAGGCGAGATCGAAACTGCGGATATGACGAACCCCGCGCGTGTTCACTTCGAACGATTGCATGTTCTCTCGGAGAGGCTTGAGGGTCTGGTTTTGTTTTGCGGAATCGGTGTTGTTCTGGTGCTGGCGCGCGAATCGCAATGGCCTGAGACAGGTAAACTCAAAGAGTTATGA